Proteins found in one Pseudomonas marvdashtae genomic segment:
- a CDS encoding UDP-N-acetylmuramoyl-tripeptide--D-alanyl-D-alanine ligase has translation MLKAWKLSGLTNALNARLIAADASFDGVSIDSRAIAPGQLFVALAGPRFDGHDYLNEVATKGAVAALVEREVTNSTLPQLLVNDTRQALGQLGALNRAAFANPVAAITGSSGKTTVKEMLASILRTRGPVLATRGNLNNDLGVPLTLLELAPEHSAAVIELGASRLGEIAYTVGMTKPHVAVLNNAGTAHVGEFGGPDKIVEAKGEIIEGLDAEGVAVLNLDDKAFEIWKARAGERRVLTFALSNLAANFYASDLDRDARGCPAFNLHSPDGAERVQLNLLGTHNVANALAAAAAAHALGVSLPGIVAGLNAVQPVKGRTVAQLASNGMRVIDDTYNANPTSMCAAVDILAGFSGRTVLVLGDIGELGEWAQQGHHDVGAYARGKVDALYAVGPMMAHAVAAFGENAQHFTTQAELIQALGAEQDPNTTLLIKGSRSAAMENIVAALCGTRMEKH, from the coding sequence ATGCTTAAGGCCTGGAAACTCAGTGGGCTGACCAACGCTTTGAACGCGCGTCTCATCGCCGCGGACGCCAGTTTCGACGGTGTCAGCATCGACAGCCGGGCTATCGCACCGGGGCAATTGTTCGTCGCATTGGCCGGGCCGCGTTTCGACGGCCACGACTATTTGAACGAAGTGGCAACCAAAGGCGCGGTCGCCGCGTTGGTAGAGCGGGAAGTGACCAACAGCACGCTGCCGCAGTTGTTGGTCAACGACACTCGCCAGGCCCTGGGCCAGCTCGGTGCGCTGAATCGCGCAGCGTTTGCCAATCCGGTCGCGGCCATTACCGGTTCCAGTGGCAAGACCACGGTCAAGGAGATGCTCGCGAGCATCCTGCGCACCCGCGGTCCGGTATTGGCGACCCGTGGCAACCTGAACAATGATCTCGGCGTACCGCTGACCCTGCTGGAGCTGGCGCCGGAACACAGCGCCGCCGTCATCGAACTCGGCGCTTCGCGCCTGGGCGAGATTGCCTACACCGTCGGCATGACCAAGCCCCACGTGGCCGTGCTCAACAATGCCGGGACCGCCCATGTCGGCGAGTTCGGCGGCCCGGACAAAATCGTCGAGGCCAAGGGCGAGATCATCGAAGGGCTGGATGCCGAAGGCGTCGCCGTGCTGAATCTCGACGACAAGGCCTTCGAAATCTGGAAGGCCCGAGCGGGCGAGCGCAGGGTGTTGACCTTCGCCCTGAGCAACCTCGCCGCGAACTTCTACGCCAGTGACCTGGACCGCGACGCCCGTGGTTGCCCGGCTTTCAACCTGCACAGCCCCGACGGTGCCGAACGCGTGCAGTTGAATCTGCTTGGCACCCATAACGTCGCCAATGCCCTGGCTGCCGCTGCCGCCGCCCATGCCCTGGGCGTGTCGCTGCCGGGCATCGTTGCCGGCTTGAACGCCGTGCAACCCGTCAAGGGGCGTACCGTCGCGCAGCTGGCAAGCAACGGCATGCGCGTTATCGACGACACCTACAACGCCAACCCGACGTCCATGTGCGCAGCGGTGGATATCCTTGCCGGTTTCTCCGGTCGCACCGTGTTGGTGTTGGGGGATATCGGCGAACTGGGCGAGTGGGCGCAACAAGGCCATCACGATGTCGGCGCCTATGCACGCGGCAAGGTCGATGCGTTGTACGCCGTCGGCCCGATGATGGCTCATGCGGTCGCCGCGTTTGGCGAGAACGCGCAGCATTTCACCACTCAGGCCGAGCTGATCCAGGCCCTGGGCGCCGAGCAAGACCCGAACACCACCCTATTGATCAAGGGCTCACGCAGCGCAGCGATGGAAAATATCGTCGCGGCTTTGTGCGGCACCCGTATGGAGAAACATTAA
- the mraY gene encoding phospho-N-acetylmuramoyl-pentapeptide-transferase, whose translation MLLLLAEYLQQFHKGFAVFQYLTLRGILGVLTALSLSLFLGPWMIRTLQSLQIGQSVRNDGPQSHLSKSGTPTMGGALILSSIGISTLLWADLANRYVWVVLLVTLLFGAIGWVDDYRKVIEKNSRGLPSRWKYFWQSVFGLGAAIFLYMTAASPVETTLILPMLKDYSIPLGAGFIVLTYLVIVGSSNAVNLTDGLDGLAIMPTVMVGGALGIFCYLSGNVKFAEYLLIPYVPGAGELIVFCGALIGAGLGFLWFNTYPAQVFMGDVGALALGAALGTIAVIVRQEIVLFIMGGVFVMETLSVVIQVASFKLTGRRVFRMAPIHHHFELKGWPEPRVIVRFWIITVILVLVGLATLKLR comes from the coding sequence ATGCTGCTGCTGCTAGCGGAGTACCTGCAACAGTTCCACAAAGGCTTCGCGGTCTTCCAGTACCTGACCCTGCGCGGGATCCTGGGTGTGCTGACCGCGCTGTCGTTGTCGCTGTTCCTGGGCCCGTGGATGATCCGCACCCTGCAGAGCCTGCAAATCGGCCAGTCGGTTCGTAACGACGGTCCGCAATCGCACCTGTCCAAATCCGGCACCCCGACCATGGGCGGCGCGCTGATCCTGTCCTCCATCGGCATCAGTACCTTGCTCTGGGCCGACCTGGCGAACCGTTACGTCTGGGTCGTGCTGCTGGTGACGCTGTTGTTCGGCGCCATCGGCTGGGTCGACGACTATCGCAAGGTCATCGAGAAGAACTCCCGTGGGCTACCAAGCCGCTGGAAATATTTCTGGCAGTCGGTGTTCGGCCTCGGTGCGGCGATCTTCCTCTATATGACCGCCGCCTCGCCGGTGGAAACCACCCTGATCCTGCCGATGCTCAAGGACTACAGCATCCCACTGGGCGCGGGCTTCATCGTGCTGACCTACCTGGTGATCGTCGGCTCGAGCAACGCGGTCAATCTCACCGATGGCTTGGACGGCCTGGCGATCATGCCGACGGTCATGGTCGGCGGTGCGCTGGGGATCTTCTGCTACCTGTCGGGCAACGTGAAATTCGCTGAATACCTGCTGATTCCATACGTACCGGGTGCGGGTGAACTGATTGTTTTCTGCGGCGCGCTGATCGGTGCCGGCCTGGGCTTCCTCTGGTTCAACACCTATCCGGCCCAGGTCTTCATGGGGGACGTCGGTGCACTGGCACTGGGCGCGGCCCTGGGCACCATCGCCGTGATCGTTCGCCAGGAAATCGTCCTGTTCATCATGGGCGGCGTGTTCGTGATGGAGACCCTGTCAGTCGTCATTCAGGTTGCCTCCTTTAAATTGACCGGCCGCCGGGTATTTCGCATGGCGCCGATCCACCACCACTTTGAACTCAAGGGCTGGCCCGAGCCGCGCGTGATCGTCCGTTTCTGGATCATCACCGTGATTCTGGTACTGGTCGGCCTTGCCACCCTGAAGCTGAGGTAG
- the murD gene encoding UDP-N-acetylmuramoyl-L-alanine--D-glutamate ligase: MSLIASDHFRIVVGLGKSGMSLVRFLANRGVSFAVADTRENPPELATLRRDYPQVDVRCGELDVEFLCRADELYVSPGLALATPALQAAAARGVKLSGDIELFARNAKAPIVAISGSNAKSTVTTLVGEMAAAAGKRVAVGGNLGTPALDLLSDDVELYVMELSSFQLETTDDLGAEVATVLNISEDHMDRYSGLPAYHLAKHRIFRGARQVVFNRQDALTRPLMSEGLPCWTFGLGVPDFKGFGLREENGEKYLAFEFQNLMPVRELKIRGAHNQANALAALALGHAVGLPFDAMLSALRSFAGLEHRCQWVRDLDGVAWYNDSKATNVGAALAAIEGLGADIDGKLVLIAGGDGKGADFKDLRDPVAVNCRAVVLMGRDRELIAQALGDAVPLVRVDSLDEAVQQCRALAHPGDAVLLSPACASFDMFKNYEERGQLFARAAEDLA, from the coding sequence GTGTCCCTGATCGCTTCTGACCACTTCCGCATCGTTGTCGGCCTCGGCAAGAGCGGCATGTCCCTGGTTCGCTTCCTGGCGAACCGGGGCGTGTCGTTCGCCGTGGCCGATACGCGGGAAAATCCGCCTGAGCTGGCCACGCTGCGTCGTGACTATCCTCAGGTGGACGTGCGTTGTGGCGAGCTGGACGTCGAGTTCCTGTGCCGTGCCGATGAGCTCTACGTGAGCCCCGGCCTGGCCCTGGCGACCCCGGCCCTGCAGGCTGCCGCCGCCCGTGGCGTGAAATTGTCCGGCGACATCGAGTTGTTCGCCCGCAATGCCAAGGCACCGATCGTTGCCATCAGTGGTTCCAACGCCAAGAGCACCGTCACCACCCTGGTGGGTGAAATGGCGGCTGCGGCCGGCAAGCGCGTCGCCGTCGGCGGCAACCTCGGCACCCCGGCGCTGGACCTGCTCAGCGACGACGTCGAGCTGTACGTGATGGAACTGTCGAGCTTCCAGCTCGAAACCACTGATGACCTGGGCGCCGAAGTGGCGACTGTGCTCAATATCAGCGAAGACCACATGGACCGGTACAGCGGCCTGCCGGCCTATCACCTGGCCAAGCACCGGATCTTCCGTGGCGCGCGGCAGGTGGTATTCAATCGGCAGGACGCGCTGACACGGCCGTTGATGAGCGAAGGGCTGCCTTGCTGGACCTTCGGCCTCGGCGTTCCGGATTTCAAAGGCTTCGGTTTGCGCGAAGAGAACGGCGAGAAATACCTGGCCTTCGAATTCCAGAACCTGATGCCGGTGCGCGAACTGAAGATTCGTGGCGCCCACAACCAGGCCAATGCACTCGCGGCCTTGGCCCTTGGGCACGCGGTCGGGCTGCCGTTCGACGCCATGCTCTCGGCCCTGCGCAGCTTCGCCGGTCTCGAGCACCGCTGCCAGTGGGTACGCGACCTGGATGGCGTGGCCTGGTACAACGATTCCAAGGCCACCAACGTCGGCGCCGCGCTGGCCGCCATCGAAGGCCTGGGCGCGGACATCGATGGCAAGCTGGTGCTGATCGCCGGTGGCGACGGCAAGGGCGCCGATTTCAAGGATCTGCGCGATCCAGTGGCGGTCAACTGCCGCGCCGTGGTGCTGATGGGCCGCGACCGGGAATTGATCGCCCAGGCCCTCGGCGATGCCGTGCCGTTGGTTCGCGTTGATTCGTTGGACGAGGCGGTACAGCAATGCCGTGCCCTCGCGCACCCAGGCGATGCGGTGCTGTTGTCTCCGGCCTGCGCCAGTTTCGACATGTTCAAGAACTACGAAGAGCGCGGGCAGCTGTTCGCCCGGGCCGCGGAGGACTTGGCATGA
- the ftsW gene encoding putative lipid II flippase FtsW, with protein MNLMNIIKPYPSPLITGRGIDLDFPMLAGCLALLGLGLVMITSASSEVAAVQSGNTLYHMIRHLIYLVIGLGACIVTMMVPIATWQRLGWLMLLGAFGLLVMVLVPGIGREVNGSMRWIGFSFFNVQPSEIAKVFVVIYLAGYLVRRQKEVRESWMGFFKPFIVLLPMAGLLLMEPDFGATVVMMGAAAAMLFLGGVGLFRFTLMVALAVGAVTVLVQAQPYRMARLITFTDPWADQFGSGYQLTQALIAFGRGEWLGVGLGNSVQKQFYLPEAHTDFVFSVLAEELGVVGSLLTVALFVFVCVRGMYIGLWAEKAKQFFAAYVAYGLSFLWIGQFLINIGVNVGLLPTKGLTLPFLSYGGSSLVICCACLGLLLRIEWESRTHLGSEEMEFQESDFAEEPTHGR; from the coding sequence ATGAACCTGATGAACATCATCAAGCCGTACCCGTCGCCGTTGATCACCGGCCGTGGCATCGACCTGGATTTCCCGATGCTCGCCGGTTGCCTGGCCTTGCTCGGCCTGGGCCTGGTGATGATCACCTCCGCGTCGTCGGAAGTGGCCGCCGTGCAGTCGGGCAACACCCTTTACCACATGATCCGCCACCTGATTTACCTGGTGATCGGGCTGGGCGCGTGCATTGTCACCATGATGGTGCCGATCGCTACCTGGCAGCGCTTGGGCTGGCTAATGCTGCTCGGTGCCTTCGGCCTGTTGGTGATGGTGCTGGTGCCGGGCATTGGCCGCGAGGTCAACGGCTCCATGCGCTGGATCGGTTTCAGTTTTTTCAACGTGCAGCCTTCGGAAATCGCCAAGGTGTTCGTGGTGATTTACCTCGCCGGTTACCTGGTGCGTCGCCAGAAAGAAGTCCGCGAAAGCTGGATGGGTTTCTTCAAGCCGTTCATCGTGCTGCTGCCGATGGCCGGCCTGCTGCTGATGGAACCGGACTTCGGCGCCACTGTAGTAATGATGGGGGCGGCGGCGGCGATGCTGTTCCTGGGCGGTGTCGGGCTGTTCCGTTTCACCCTGATGGTGGCGCTGGCGGTCGGCGCGGTGACCGTGCTGGTTCAGGCGCAGCCTTACCGGATGGCGCGTTTGATCACCTTCACCGACCCATGGGCCGATCAGTTCGGTTCCGGCTATCAATTGACGCAGGCGCTGATCGCCTTCGGGCGCGGCGAATGGTTGGGCGTCGGCCTGGGCAACAGCGTGCAGAAGCAGTTCTACCTGCCGGAAGCCCACACCGACTTCGTGTTCTCGGTCCTCGCCGAAGAGCTGGGCGTGGTCGGCTCGCTGCTGACCGTCGCGCTGTTCGTCTTCGTCTGCGTGCGCGGCATGTACATTGGCTTGTGGGCCGAGAAGGCCAAGCAGTTTTTTGCCGCGTACGTGGCGTATGGCTTGTCATTCCTGTGGATCGGCCAGTTCCTGATCAACATCGGCGTGAATGTCGGCCTGTTGCCGACCAAGGGCCTGACGCTGCCGTTCCTCAGTTATGGCGGTAGCTCCCTGGTGATCTGCTGCGCCTGTCTCGGCTTGTTGCTGCGAATCGAGTGGGAGAGTCGCACGCATCTGGGCAGCGAAGAGATGGAATTCCAAGAGAGCGACTTCGCCGAGGAGCCGACTCATGGGCGCTAA
- the murG gene encoding undecaprenyldiphospho-muramoylpentapeptide beta-N-acetylglucosaminyltransferase has protein sequence MGANVLIMAGGTGGHVFPALACAQEFQARGYTVHWLGTPRGIENELVPAAGLELHRINASGLRGKGKLSLLKAPLMLLKSIWQARAIIRRLRPVCVVGFGGYVTGPGGVAAKLAGVPVIVHEQNAVAGTANRLLVPLAARVCEAFPDTFTLSGSRRTTGNPVRTELFLDTPRPALAGRKARLLILGGSLGAEPLNKLLPEALSQVAPELRPEVFHQAGKNHDEVTAERYRAAGVEAQVQPFIKDMAQAYGWADLVVCRAGALTVSELAAAGLPSMLVPLPHAIDDHQTRNADYLAREGAAFLMPQRTTGAADLAARLTEVLMQPQTLEDMARAARRLAKPDATAQVVDTCLEVAHG, from the coding sequence ATGGGCGCTAACGTGCTGATCATGGCGGGCGGTACCGGTGGGCATGTGTTCCCGGCGCTGGCCTGTGCCCAGGAATTCCAGGCGCGCGGCTATACCGTGCACTGGCTGGGCACGCCACGGGGCATCGAGAATGAACTGGTGCCGGCCGCGGGCCTGGAACTCCATCGGATCAATGCCAGCGGCCTGCGGGGCAAGGGCAAGCTGTCGCTGCTCAAGGCACCGCTGATGCTGCTCAAGTCGATCTGGCAGGCGCGGGCGATCATTCGTCGGCTGCGGCCGGTCTGTGTCGTCGGATTCGGTGGTTATGTGACCGGCCCGGGTGGCGTCGCGGCGAAATTGGCCGGTGTGCCGGTGATCGTTCACGAGCAGAACGCCGTAGCCGGTACCGCCAATCGGTTACTGGTGCCATTGGCCGCTCGGGTCTGTGAAGCCTTCCCCGACACCTTTACCCTGTCGGGCAGCCGTCGCACCACCGGTAATCCAGTGCGCACGGAGCTGTTCCTCGATACACCGCGCCCGGCCCTGGCCGGACGCAAGGCGCGTTTGCTGATCCTGGGCGGAAGCCTGGGCGCAGAGCCGTTGAACAAATTGCTGCCCGAAGCCCTGTCGCAGGTCGCTCCCGAACTGCGCCCGGAGGTATTTCACCAGGCTGGCAAAAACCACGATGAAGTGACCGCCGAACGCTATCGCGCCGCCGGCGTCGAGGCGCAAGTGCAGCCGTTCATCAAAGACATGGCCCAAGCCTATGGCTGGGCCGACCTGGTGGTCTGCCGCGCAGGCGCGCTCACCGTCAGTGAACTGGCTGCCGCCGGTCTGCCCTCGATGCTGGTGCCTTTGCCCCACGCCATCGACGATCACCAGACCCGCAACGCCGATTATTTGGCCCGTGAAGGCGCTGCCTTCCTGATGCCACAAAGAACGACTGGCGCCGCGGATCTTGCCGCGCGCCTGACAGAGGTCTTGATGCAGCCGCAAACACTCGAAGACATGGCCCGCGCCGCGCGCCGCCTGGCCAAACCCGATGCCACCGCCCAAGTGGTCGATACCTGCCTGGAGGTGGCCCATGGTTGA